A stretch of the Porifericola rhodea genome encodes the following:
- a CDS encoding TraR/DksA family transcriptional regulator translates to MSQAEKTRYSEEELKEFEVLIDEKLAKAKEELETIKASLSRKNDSGTDTTSGNTKLMEDGADTLEKESLSQLAARQQKFINQLESAKARIKNGTYGICIDTGKLISKERLRAVPHTRHSIEAKLKNQ, encoded by the coding sequence ATGAGCCAGGCAGAAAAAACAAGATACTCAGAAGAAGAGCTTAAAGAATTTGAGGTGTTGATAGACGAAAAACTGGCGAAAGCCAAAGAAGAGCTAGAAACCATCAAAGCAAGCTTAAGTCGTAAAAATGATAGTGGTACTGATACTACTTCAGGCAACACCAAATTGATGGAAGATGGAGCTGATACCCTTGAAAAAGAAAGCCTAAGTCAGTTGGCTGCTCGTCAGCAGAAATTTATCAATCAGCTAGAAAGTGCTAAAGCGCGTATCAAAAATGGTACTTATGGTATTTGTATAGATACCGGAAAACTTATCTCCAAGGAAAGGTTAAGAGCAGTGCCTCATACCAGGCATTCTATTGAAGCTAAACTGAAAAATCAGTAA
- a CDS encoding NAD(P)H-dependent oxidoreductase encodes MMIVDKALQFREDINNPIRVGILGAGYMAIGIVNQIERYTPGMKVVAICNRNLDKAIHCYQKAGITSVMDCEDDTSFDSCIRQGVAVVTSNPELLTQSSEVDILVEATGTIAYAAKVTMSAIEHRKPMVLMNAELDSTIGPILKHYADQANVILSGSDGDQPGVIMNLYRFVKNMGFTPLVCGNIKGFLDEHKSPADMDAYAKNAGQNVNMITNFTDGTKIAFEQASVANATGMGVSKRGMNAFRSQEHIDKLTDLYDVEELKAMGGIVDYVVGAQPGPGVYVYATTEDEMSKEYLNYLKLGKGPIYSFYTPYHLCYFEVPNSIARVFHFSDPVMAPIGGPVVEVITTAKTDLKAGQTLDGFGGYTSYGQCENADIVRKENLLPIGLSEGVVLKRDIAKDEVISFDDVEFNEDDFIFKLYEEQVNHFFPENKFKKPSLLKH; translated from the coding sequence ATGATGATCGTTGACAAGGCTTTACAGTTTAGAGAGGACATTAACAATCCTATCCGTGTCGGCATACTTGGTGCGGGCTATATGGCAATTGGTATAGTTAATCAAATTGAGAGATATACTCCCGGTATGAAAGTGGTTGCTATTTGTAACAGAAATTTAGACAAAGCTATCCACTGCTATCAAAAGGCAGGCATAACTAGCGTGATGGATTGTGAGGACGATACAAGCTTTGACAGCTGTATACGTCAGGGTGTAGCCGTTGTCACTAGTAACCCGGAGCTACTTACTCAGTCTTCTGAGGTTGACATACTCGTAGAAGCCACAGGTACAATAGCTTATGCAGCAAAGGTAACCATGTCTGCTATAGAGCATCGTAAACCTATGGTGTTGATGAATGCCGAACTTGATTCAACTATAGGCCCCATACTTAAACATTATGCCGATCAGGCTAACGTAATTCTAAGTGGGAGTGATGGTGATCAGCCTGGCGTAATCATGAATTTATACCGCTTTGTTAAAAATATGGGCTTCACTCCACTTGTATGTGGTAATATCAAAGGCTTTCTGGATGAGCACAAGAGTCCGGCAGATATGGATGCATATGCCAAGAATGCAGGGCAAAACGTCAACATGATTACTAATTTTACTGATGGTACCAAGATTGCCTTTGAGCAGGCTTCTGTAGCTAATGCCACTGGCATGGGGGTTTCCAAAAGAGGTATGAATGCCTTCCGCTCACAAGAGCATATTGATAAACTTACCGATCTATATGATGTTGAAGAGCTCAAAGCTATGGGCGGAATTGTAGATTATGTTGTGGGAGCTCAACCTGGGCCTGGAGTTTATGTATACGCTACTACCGAGGATGAGATGTCAAAAGAATATTTAAACTATCTTAAACTAGGTAAAGGTCCTATTTATAGCTTTTACACACCATATCACTTATGCTATTTTGAGGTTCCCAACTCCATAGCCAGAGTTTTTCATTTTAGTGATCCTGTAATGGCACCCATAGGAGGACCAGTAGTAGAAGTAATAACTACTGCCAAAACCGATCTTAAAGCAGGACAAACTCTTGATGGATTTGGAGGCTATACTTCTTATGGACAGTGTGAGAATGCTGATATCGTGAGAAAAGAAAATCTGCTACCTATAGGTTTATCAGAAGGTGTAGTACTGAAAAGAGATATTGCAAAAGATGAGGTAATTAGTTTTGATGATGTAGAGTTCAATGAGGACGATTTTATCTTTAAACTTTATGAAGAACAGGTCAATCACTTCTTTCCTGAAAATAAATTTAAAAAGCCGTCTTTGCTGAAGCATTAA
- a CDS encoding RagB/SusD family nutrient uptake outer membrane protein: MKSKLLIISVSLLAFFSQSCEEYLKEELVSDVSAASYYTTPQGFEDAVKATYAEMKNFYGPEIGFTMTVFGTDVHTNGADGSHKAINRYDGGLNPEEGFIRDTWTVFYRGINQANAVINRAGDVEIEDELKNQRLAEVRFLRALYYFNLTRIYGDIHLSLEETEGIETTANKTPASEIYSQAIIPDLEFAISILPNSQADLGRVTKPAAEYLLGLALLTRSYTDFSASDDASRAEGLFSNIINNYDFELANNYLDLWGLDTLGVSSNISSAEDNPEIIFAVQNSKNQVDEGLDGQGHRGHLYFLMEYDKLPGMTRDVENGRPWKRFRPTDYQLSLWNRDIDRRYDETYKHVWYANNESNIPVWTQDEANAGYLPDGASVGDLKFNLGDTAIYIPGPGLEENWDAEDKFKAPYIVVTPNPQFDTDPWFYSERVYPTLNKFIDNTRPNRQHTQGQRDFYLMRLGEVYLLRAEARIKLGNTAGAAEDINVIRRRAAWEGMEDEMTITPAEATLEFLLEERAREMDGEGHRWFTLARTETLVERVRMYNPEAKDNIQDHHIIRPIPLQQIDRTEGGYPQNPGYPGASDAG; encoded by the coding sequence ATGAAATCTAAGTTATTAATTATATCAGTCTCACTATTGGCCTTTTTTAGCCAGTCTTGTGAGGAATATCTAAAGGAAGAGCTTGTATCTGACGTTTCTGCTGCATCTTACTATACTACCCCCCAAGGGTTTGAAGATGCTGTAAAAGCAACTTATGCGGAAATGAAGAATTTCTATGGCCCGGAAATTGGCTTTACAATGACTGTTTTTGGGACAGATGTCCATACGAATGGCGCTGATGGAAGTCACAAAGCAATAAACAGGTACGATGGTGGTTTAAATCCTGAAGAGGGGTTTATCAGAGACACTTGGACCGTTTTTTATAGAGGGATCAACCAAGCCAATGCAGTTATCAACAGGGCAGGAGATGTAGAGATAGAAGATGAACTTAAAAACCAACGACTTGCGGAGGTTAGATTTTTGAGAGCTCTTTATTATTTTAACCTCACAAGAATCTATGGCGATATTCATTTAAGTCTTGAAGAGACTGAAGGAATAGAAACTACTGCTAACAAGACACCTGCCAGTGAGATATATTCTCAGGCGATTATTCCTGATTTAGAGTTTGCTATAAGTATACTCCCTAATTCACAGGCAGATTTAGGAAGGGTAACTAAACCAGCTGCTGAATATCTGTTAGGTTTAGCTCTATTGACAAGGAGCTATACAGATTTTAGTGCAAGTGATGATGCTTCAAGAGCAGAAGGACTATTTTCAAACATTATCAACAATTATGATTTTGAACTGGCCAATAACTATCTTGATCTGTGGGGTTTAGATACTTTAGGGGTTTCATCTAATATTTCTTCAGCTGAAGACAACCCTGAAATTATTTTTGCTGTACAAAACTCTAAAAACCAAGTAGACGAAGGGCTAGATGGTCAGGGGCATAGAGGACATTTATATTTTCTAATGGAGTATGATAAACTTCCTGGTATGACTCGTGATGTAGAAAACGGCCGTCCCTGGAAGAGATTTAGACCCACTGATTATCAATTAAGCTTATGGAACAGGGATATTGATCGTAGATATGATGAAACCTATAAACATGTATGGTATGCAAATAACGAAAGTAACATTCCTGTATGGACTCAAGATGAGGCGAATGCTGGATATTTACCAGATGGAGCGAGTGTGGGAGACTTAAAGTTTAATTTAGGAGATACAGCTATTTATATTCCTGGACCTGGACTAGAAGAAAACTGGGACGCAGAGGATAAGTTTAAAGCACCTTATATAGTAGTTACCCCAAATCCACAATTTGATACCGATCCGTGGTTTTACAGTGAGAGAGTATATCCAACGCTTAATAAATTCATTGACAACACACGTCCGAATAGGCAGCACACACAAGGGCAAAGAGACTTTTATCTTATGCGTCTAGGTGAGGTTTATCTATTGAGAGCAGAAGCTAGGATAAAACTTGGTAATACTGCAGGTGCGGCTGAAGACATAAATGTCATTCGTAGAAGAGCTGCTTGGGAAGGTATGGAAGATGAAATGACAATTACCCCTGCTGAAGCAACTTTAGAGTTTTTATTAGAAGAAAGAGCTAGAGAAATGGATGGAGAAGGACATCGCTGGTTTACCCTTGCAAGAACAGAAACATTAGTTGAAAGAGTGAGAATGTATAACCCTGAGGCAAAAGATAATATTCAGGATCATCATATTATTAGACCAATACCATTACAACAAATCGATAGAACCGAAGGAGGTTACCCTCAGAACCCGGGTTACCCTGGTGCAAGTGATGCTGGTTGA
- a CDS encoding SusC/RagA family TonB-linked outer membrane protein has product MKNHLPPWRKSMFFIMAFMSYSLFAWSQDKTIRGTVTDGETQETLPGVNVVVKGTTTGTITDIEGKYTLNISADAQTIVFSSVGYESEEVSINNRTTIDHVMMPDIQSLSEVVVVGYGTQDKRDVTAAIASLDNEQISKIPVASGVQAMQGQVAGVDVMSSGGRPGQAPSIRIRGRRSISASNDPLYVIDGIPQTSSTSAIFDINPQDIESMEVLKDAAATAVYGSRGANGVILITTKRGSSGKTTVSYDGYYGVSSIINKVDMMDGAEFAAMKRESRRRDPESNQVAYDGVIPADELIFEDPIELESIALGRSTDYQDLVFDNGWQTNHQLGVRGGDKKTQFNVSLGYFDEQGIISNMDYRRITGRINLDHKINDVFKVGISTLLSNSVQNYGSNATMGEALANNPLGQPYDDEGNLRFLPTNDGIRTNPLNEIVEGAYVDERKINRVFAPVYVEANITDGLTLKSTFGPDIRQRRDGDFRASLTNTNRGGPASAGIWQREELGYTLENLLTFNKSFGNIHDFKFTALQSIQSLRREWHSTSVSNLPYESQSFYSLGTAEVKGDLHSRLEEWTLASYMGRINYDLADKYLFQATLRADGSSRLAEGNKWQYFPGFSAGWRIIDEDFMSGLNFLSELKLRASYGAVGNTSVDPYQTFGRLERTTYAWDETPAFGYRLGEIPNALLGWEVSSTINAGADFGLFGGRLSGSFEWYTTNTDHILLSRNLPTTSGYNDILQNVALTETTGIEVGLTGVIIDNPNGFSWTTNFNFTSYDEQIAELALKDENGKPLDDVGNSWFIGQPIKVFYDYEKIGIWQLGEEDLARDMEQKVPGEIKLKDQDGDGLITPDDRIVLGTDVPDVMGGWTNNIDYKGFSFSFFFYYRLGHMVRSRFHDSNNTLFARYNNLDVNYWTINNPSNEAPRPNENQERPRNGSTLTYFDGSYVKLRNVTLGYNLPTSFTESLGISSLRVYASAQNPWFWSKFETFDPEVEDNDDDNQPGEVGSGVVPSSRLFLIGVNLQF; this is encoded by the coding sequence ATGAAAAATCATTTACCGCCTTGGCGGAAGTCCATGTTTTTCATCATGGCTTTCATGTCTTACAGTCTTTTTGCATGGTCGCAGGACAAAACCATTCGGGGTACTGTGACTGATGGGGAAACCCAGGAAACTTTACCGGGAGTAAACGTTGTCGTTAAAGGAACTACAACGGGTACCATTACAGATATTGAAGGAAAGTATACGCTAAACATTTCTGCTGATGCGCAAACGATTGTCTTTTCCTCAGTAGGCTATGAAAGCGAAGAGGTATCTATTAACAATCGTACAACTATAGACCATGTGATGATGCCTGATATTCAGTCACTCTCAGAGGTAGTTGTAGTAGGTTATGGTACACAGGACAAACGGGATGTAACCGCAGCAATAGCTTCCTTAGATAATGAGCAAATATCCAAAATTCCTGTTGCCAGCGGAGTGCAAGCTATGCAAGGTCAAGTAGCAGGGGTAGATGTGATGTCGTCAGGAGGGCGCCCAGGTCAGGCACCATCTATACGAATTCGTGGTAGGAGGTCTATTTCTGCTTCAAATGATCCACTATATGTTATTGATGGAATCCCCCAAACTAGTAGTACAAGTGCGATATTTGATATTAACCCTCAAGACATAGAGTCAATGGAGGTACTCAAAGATGCAGCAGCAACAGCCGTTTACGGTTCAAGAGGTGCAAATGGTGTAATTCTAATCACGACAAAAAGAGGTTCTTCTGGTAAAACTACAGTGTCATATGATGGATATTATGGTGTTTCATCTATCATCAATAAAGTAGATATGATGGACGGTGCTGAGTTTGCTGCAATGAAGCGAGAATCGAGACGTCGTGATCCTGAATCAAATCAAGTTGCTTATGATGGGGTGATACCAGCAGATGAACTAATTTTTGAAGATCCTATAGAGTTAGAATCAATTGCACTTGGGCGTTCCACAGATTATCAAGATCTAGTATTCGATAATGGTTGGCAAACAAACCATCAACTTGGAGTTAGAGGAGGGGATAAGAAAACTCAATTCAACGTCTCTTTAGGGTATTTTGATGAGCAGGGTATTATTTCTAATATGGATTACAGAAGAATTACAGGCCGAATTAACCTTGATCATAAAATTAATGATGTGTTTAAAGTAGGTATATCTACTTTACTTTCTAATTCAGTTCAAAATTATGGCTCAAATGCTACCATGGGTGAAGCCTTAGCAAATAATCCTTTAGGGCAGCCATATGATGATGAAGGTAATTTGAGGTTCTTACCAACCAATGATGGAATTCGTACTAATCCTCTTAACGAAATAGTTGAAGGAGCTTACGTAGATGAAAGAAAAATAAACAGGGTATTTGCTCCTGTGTATGTAGAAGCAAATATAACTGATGGGTTGACCTTAAAATCTACCTTTGGACCGGATATCAGACAAAGGCGCGATGGTGATTTTAGGGCAAGTCTTACAAATACTAATAGGGGGGGGCCAGCCAGCGCAGGAATATGGCAAAGAGAGGAGTTAGGTTATACATTAGAAAACCTGCTTACGTTTAATAAATCATTTGGTAACATTCATGATTTTAAATTTACTGCTCTTCAAAGTATACAGTCATTGAGAAGAGAATGGCATTCCACTTCTGTTTCTAACCTTCCTTATGAGTCTCAATCCTTTTATAGCTTAGGAACGGCAGAGGTTAAAGGGGATTTACATAGTCGCCTTGAAGAATGGACTTTGGCTTCTTACATGGGACGTATCAATTATGACCTTGCTGATAAATATCTATTTCAGGCTACATTAAGAGCAGACGGATCTTCAAGGTTAGCCGAAGGTAACAAGTGGCAGTATTTCCCAGGTTTTTCAGCCGGGTGGAGAATTATTGATGAAGACTTTATGTCTGGACTTAACTTCTTGTCAGAACTGAAATTAAGGGCTTCTTATGGTGCAGTAGGTAATACGTCTGTAGATCCTTACCAAACTTTTGGTAGACTGGAGCGTACTACTTATGCCTGGGATGAAACGCCAGCTTTTGGTTACAGACTGGGAGAAATCCCTAATGCCCTATTAGGGTGGGAGGTTTCCTCTACTATTAATGCAGGAGCAGACTTCGGTCTATTTGGAGGACGATTGTCTGGTAGTTTTGAATGGTATACTACTAATACTGATCACATTCTCCTAAGCCGTAATTTGCCTACGACGTCTGGCTATAATGATATCCTTCAAAATGTAGCTCTTACTGAAACTACAGGTATTGAAGTTGGCTTGACCGGAGTGATTATAGACAATCCTAATGGTTTTAGCTGGACTACAAATTTTAACTTTACTAGTTACGACGAACAAATTGCAGAGCTAGCTCTCAAAGACGAAAATGGTAAACCATTAGATGATGTGGGTAATAGTTGGTTTATCGGTCAGCCCATTAAGGTCTTCTACGATTACGAAAAAATTGGGATATGGCAATTAGGTGAGGAAGATTTGGCGCGCGATATGGAGCAAAAAGTGCCAGGTGAAATTAAGCTTAAGGATCAGGATGGTGATGGATTGATTACTCCTGACGATAGAATTGTATTGGGTACTGACGTGCCTGATGTAATGGGAGGATGGACTAACAATATAGATTATAAAGGCTTTAGCTTTAGCTTTTTCTTTTACTATCGTTTAGGGCATATGGTACGTAGTAGATTCCACGATAGTAATAATACGTTGTTTGCTCGTTACAACAATCTTGACGTTAATTATTGGACTATAAATAACCCTAGCAATGAAGCTCCCCGTCCTAATGAGAATCAGGAACGCCCTCGTAACGGATCTACTTTAACATACTTTGATGGAAGTTATGTCAAGTTAAGAAATGTTACTCTCGGGTATAACCTCCCTACCTCATTTACTGAGTCCTTAGGTATAAGCAGCTTGAGAGTTTATGCGTCTGCTCAGAATCCATGGTTCTGGTCTAAGTTTGAAACTTTTGATCCTGAAGTAGAAGATAATGATGATGATAATCAGCCTGGAGAAGTTGGGTCAGGAGTAGTACCAAGTAGCAGATTATTCTTAATAGGTGTTAACCTTCAATTTTAA
- the map gene encoding type I methionyl aminopeptidase — protein sequence MIHYKSIEEIELMRESAQIVSRTLGLMAQEIKPGITPLYLDKLAEEFIRDQGAEPGFLGLYDFPNTLCMSLNEAVVHGIPNDRPLENGDVISIDCGAKKNGFYGDHAYTFEVGEVSSEIKQLLKVTKESLDLGIEQTRAGKRIGDISFAIQQHAEKHGYGVVRELVGHGLGKKMHESPEVPNFGKRGRGPVIKNGLVLAIEPMINLGTRRVKQLSDGWTIITADGRPSAHFEHDVAVVNGEPDVLSTFKYIEEALAAKVS from the coding sequence ATGATCCATTATAAAAGTATTGAAGAGATAGAGCTGATGAGAGAGAGTGCGCAGATTGTTTCCAGAACTTTAGGCCTGATGGCTCAGGAAATTAAGCCCGGAATTACACCTCTATATTTAGACAAACTGGCAGAAGAGTTTATTCGCGATCAGGGAGCTGAACCTGGCTTTTTAGGGCTTTATGATTTTCCAAATACCTTGTGCATGTCTCTCAACGAAGCAGTTGTGCATGGCATACCTAATGATCGCCCATTAGAAAATGGCGATGTAATTTCTATTGACTGTGGGGCAAAGAAAAATGGCTTTTATGGTGATCATGCTTATACATTTGAGGTAGGTGAGGTCTCTTCTGAAATCAAGCAACTTTTAAAAGTAACGAAAGAAAGTCTGGATCTGGGCATAGAGCAAACCAGAGCTGGAAAAAGAATTGGCGATATTTCTTTTGCGATACAGCAACATGCGGAGAAGCATGGCTATGGTGTTGTAAGAGAGTTGGTAGGACATGGTTTGGGTAAAAAAATGCATGAGTCACCAGAAGTTCCCAACTTTGGTAAAAGAGGAAGAGGACCAGTAATCAAGAATGGATTAGTATTAGCCATTGAGCCCATGATCAATCTGGGTACACGCAGGGTAAAGCAATTAAGCGATGGCTGGACTATTATTACTGCTGACGGCCGCCCCTCTGCTCATTTTGAGCACGATGTAGCAGTTGTTAATGGTGAACCTGATGTACTATCTACTTTTAAATATATAGAAGAAGCTTTAGCAGCTAAAGTAAGCTAA
- a CDS encoding S24/S26 family peptidase yields the protein MPDNQYKNLVNERFFECINMLKKSKQVHSDREFATSIDVSPSNLGDIKANRRSVTLEILNRAFQRFGINSAYVITGKGKPFHAQSVSGEKDEDRATEVIVVATQDTEGNTTVPLINHKAAANYLTGYESQEWFEAQESIQLPTYMLKDGLCYAVQVSGDSMEPTLSEDDWVICRLLDKSDYRYINDGAVYVVVSEERGIQVKRVKNRLQQYGSIRCLSDNPKHEPYELQEGQIMQLWRVEWHLRSHLPEVNYELDDIQGKITSMAEEMRKLQQKLGSV from the coding sequence ATGCCTGATAATCAGTATAAAAATCTTGTAAATGAGCGCTTCTTTGAGTGTATTAATATGCTTAAAAAAAGTAAGCAGGTGCATTCTGACAGGGAGTTTGCGACTAGTATAGATGTTTCTCCTTCTAACCTTGGGGATATCAAGGCCAATCGCCGCTCAGTAACGCTAGAGATTTTAAATCGTGCCTTTCAACGATTTGGAATAAATAGCGCGTATGTAATCACTGGAAAAGGAAAGCCTTTTCATGCTCAATCTGTTTCTGGAGAAAAAGATGAAGACCGTGCTACTGAAGTTATTGTTGTAGCCACACAAGATACAGAAGGAAATACTACTGTACCTCTCATTAATCATAAAGCTGCTGCAAATTATCTGACTGGCTACGAGTCTCAGGAGTGGTTTGAAGCGCAGGAAAGCATACAGCTGCCTACCTACATGCTTAAAGATGGACTTTGTTATGCTGTACAGGTCAGTGGGGATAGTATGGAGCCTACCTTAAGCGAAGACGATTGGGTAATTTGTCGTCTGTTAGATAAAAGTGATTACCGCTATATTAACGATGGTGCAGTATACGTAGTTGTTTCTGAAGAAAGAGGTATTCAGGTAAAAAGAGTGAAAAACCGACTACAGCAATATGGTTCTATTCGTTGTCTTTCCGATAACCCCAAGCATGAGCCTTACGAATTGCAGGAAGGTCAGATTATGCAACTTTGGAGAGTAGAGTGGCATCTAAGATCTCATTTGCCCGAAGTAAATTACGAGCTGGACGATATACAGGGTAAAATAACAAGTATGGCAGAAGAGATGAGAAAGCTTCAGCAAAAGCTCGGGTCTGTCTAG
- a CDS encoding VOC family protein, with protein MKVHQIKENCLYVSDLAKTRQFYEKLMGFELISFVEGRHVFFKAGSSVLLCFLPEVTKSETKLPPHFAYGQQHLAFEVDLKEYEVWKAYLKEQNISILHEQHWKDNLYSFYFHDPDQHVLEILPPGIWE; from the coding sequence ATGAAGGTACATCAAATAAAAGAAAACTGCTTATATGTTAGCGATTTGGCAAAAACACGCCAATTCTATGAAAAGCTTATGGGGTTTGAACTTATAAGTTTTGTAGAAGGTAGGCATGTATTCTTTAAAGCTGGTAGTAGTGTGTTGCTGTGTTTTCTCCCAGAAGTGACCAAAAGTGAAACTAAACTTCCTCCGCATTTTGCCTATGGACAGCAGCATTTGGCGTTTGAGGTTGATCTTAAAGAGTATGAGGTATGGAAAGCCTATCTAAAAGAGCAGAATATAAGCATACTGCATGAACAGCACTGGAAGGATAATTTGTATTCGTTTTACTTCCATGATCCTGACCAACACGTATTAGAAATTTTACCTCCGGGTATTTGGGAGTAA
- a CDS encoding ferritin-like domain-containing protein codes for MSTMERNKEITNTINELIAICAEGERGYKRASEQVEVQDFKTILYRLSQQRALFRGELENDLIKDFGEEAKGDDSILSKLHRGWLDFKAGLSGNDTKAVLDECIRGENHAIEKYTDALRGKLPAYLEEKVQEQLKMIKGTKSQLLEFESEITHS; via the coding sequence ATGAGTACTATGGAAAGAAATAAAGAAATAACTAATACAATCAATGAATTGATTGCTATTTGTGCAGAAGGTGAAAGAGGTTACAAACGTGCTTCTGAACAGGTAGAAGTACAGGATTTTAAGACTATTCTCTATCGCTTGTCTCAACAAAGAGCTCTATTCCGCGGAGAGTTGGAAAATGATCTTATCAAAGATTTTGGAGAGGAAGCTAAAGGTGACGATTCTATTTTGAGTAAATTACATAGAGGATGGTTAGATTTTAAAGCTGGACTTAGTGGCAATGATACCAAAGCTGTATTAGATGAATGCATACGCGGAGAAAATCATGCTATTGAAAAATATACCGATGCCCTAAGAGGAAAATTGCCTGCATACCTGGAAGAAAAAGTGCAGGAGCAACTTAAAATGATTAAGGGTACTAAGAGTCAGTTACTTGAATTTGAATCAGAGATCACACATTCATAA
- a CDS encoding App1 family protein — MDLFTIVVDIINYPFRKFKSFVKKKLGWVGKPIIQPYRGYGNHYQFFIKGRVIEDTGLSQPEESDSLWQNLLAMIKRYSSSGISEVEVYAEFNGETKKYVTDDDGFFIVNQVVPQGVINDEDWQPIRFYIKRNDRIYTESVGEILLTRKKAQFGVITDIDDTLLISHATNMRKKLRLMLFKNAKTRLPFDGVAAFYCALEKGTQNNDEKNFNPFFYVSSSEWNLYDLLTDFCLHHDLPKGPFLLREVKVSLKKIWKAGGGNHNHKLDKIRHILNLHEEREFILIGDSGQHDAEIYSQIVKEYAERINTIYIRDVKRSRHDAVQKIADSLKEYNTEMILVEDTEAAAVDAIKKGYLPPKALKSIVDEKTFNKRMSSDLQIVLDRMVNQE; from the coding sequence ATGGATCTATTTACGATTGTAGTTGATATTATCAACTATCCTTTCCGTAAGTTTAAGTCATTTGTAAAGAAAAAACTAGGCTGGGTAGGCAAACCAATCATCCAACCTTATAGGGGTTATGGCAACCATTACCAGTTTTTTATAAAAGGGCGAGTTATTGAAGATACAGGTTTATCTCAGCCAGAAGAAAGTGATAGCCTGTGGCAAAACCTACTGGCTATGATCAAGCGGTACAGTAGCAGTGGCATATCTGAGGTTGAGGTGTATGCAGAATTTAATGGTGAGACTAAAAAGTATGTTACTGACGATGATGGTTTTTTTATAGTTAACCAAGTAGTTCCTCAAGGTGTTATCAATGACGAAGATTGGCAGCCAATACGCTTTTATATTAAGAGAAATGATCGCATCTATACCGAAAGCGTAGGCGAAATATTGTTAACAAGAAAGAAAGCACAGTTTGGCGTAATAACAGATATTGATGATACACTATTGATCTCGCACGCCACCAATATGAGGAAAAAGCTGCGCCTCATGTTATTTAAAAATGCTAAAACTCGTCTTCCCTTTGATGGTGTAGCGGCATTTTATTGCGCATTAGAAAAAGGCACTCAAAATAACGATGAGAAAAATTTTAACCCTTTTTTCTACGTATCCAGCAGCGAGTGGAACCTCTATGATTTATTAACTGACTTTTGTCTTCACCATGATTTACCAAAAGGCCCTTTTTTACTACGTGAAGTAAAAGTATCACTGAAAAAAATCTGGAAAGCAGGTGGAGGTAACCATAACCATAAACTGGATAAAATACGTCATATTCTGAACCTGCACGAAGAAAGAGAGTTTATTCTGATCGGTGATAGCGGGCAGCACGATGCCGAAATTTACAGCCAGATTGTAAAAGAATACGCTGAAAGAATTAATACAATTTACATAAGGGATGTAAAGCGCTCCAGACACGATGCCGTACAAAAAATTGCAGACTCTTTAAAAGAATATAATACAGAAATGATTTTGGTAGAAGATACAGAAGCTGCAGCCGTAGATGCGATAAAAAAGGGTTATTTACCACCAAAAGCACTTAAATCTATTGTAGACGAAAAAACTTTTAATAAAAGGATGTCTAGTGATCTGCAAATAGTACTAGACAGAATGGTTAATCAGGAATAG